AACGGCGGGCCGCTCTGTGAGCACAACAAGGCGCCGCGCTCGACGTTCTCGGACCTGACAAACGAGGTCCACGGCTTGGAGCTCAACGAACACGTCTGGGAGATCGTCGACGACGCCGCCGACGACGCCGACTCATACCGCGAGGCCTTCGACGCCATGGGTGAGGCGCTCGCCACCGGCGATTTCAGCGATTGGGAAAACGGGGCCTTCCTTAACTACTGCGGGGAGTTCATGCTCGACTGGCTCGAGTGCCTGGCCGAACTCGACTCGCGACGGGCCGACCGCATCCCCGTCACGGCCGACGATTAAAACGCAAACCATTTAGGTAAACCTAAAACTACTACATTACAACATGACCGACGACGACACTCTCTCTGACGGGACCCGCTCCCGTCGCCGATTCCTCCAGTTCGGTGGTGCGACGGCTGCCGCGGCGCTTGCCGGGTGTTCCGGCCTCTCGCTCGGCGGGGACGGCGACACCGGGCCCGTCTCGCTGTCCGACTTCCGCGGGTCGGGGCCGCTGGTCGCCCAGCGACCCGACCCCGGCGGGACCTCCATCGAAGACTTGCCCGCGCTCGAGGGCGAACTGACGCTGTATCTCGGCGGGGGCGAGGGCGGCCTGTACCTCGACCTCATCGAACTGCTCGAGCGTCGCTACCCCGACTTCACGACCAACCACCGCCTCGAGGCCTCGAGCGACCTCGCGAACACCATCATCGAGGAGGTCGACGCCGGACAGAGCCCGGCCGACGTCTTCATGGCCGTCGACGCCGGGTCCCTGGGTGCCGTGGCCAACGCCGGCGCCACGGCCGCGCTTCCCGAGGAAGCGCTCTCTGCGGTCCCCGAGGAGTTCCAGGACGAGCAGGGGCGCTGGGTGGGTATCGCCGGCCGCGCACGCGCGATTCCGTACAACACCAACGAACTGTCGGCGTCGGACGTCCCCGCCTCCGTCCAGGACTTCCCGGAGACGGGCGCCTTCCAGGACAGTCTCGGCTGGGCGCCCACCTACAGCGCGTTCCAGTCGTTCGTCACGGCGATGCGGCTCATCCGCGGCGACGAGGAGACCAGAGCGTGGCTCCAGGCGATGCTCGACGCCGGCATCAGCGAGTACCCGGACGAGTTCCGCGTCTCGAACGCCGTCGCCGACGGCGAACTCGTCGCCGGGTTCGCGAACCACTACTACTCCCAGCGGGTCAAGTCCGCCCGGCAGGACGCCCCGCTCGACCTGGCGTTCACCGAGGGCGACGCGGGTGCGCTCGTCAACGTCTCCGGTCTCGAGATACTCCAGGGGACCCAGAACAGCGAGCTCGCGGCGAACTTCGTCCGCCACATCCTCTCGGCGGAGGCCCAGGAGTTTTTCGCCACGCGGACCTTCGCGTACCCGATGATCCCGGGGGTCCAGCCGGTCGGCGGCCTGCCGACCATCGACGAGCTGGACCCGCCGGATATCGACCTGACCGAACTCGCTGACGTCGCGGGGACGGTCGACCTCCTGCGGGAGGCGGGAGTCCTCTGAGATGAGTTCCAGCGACCGCTTCGAGCGGCTCCGGGAGCAGACGTCCGCCGAGCACACCGACTCGACGGCACCCACGCTGCTCGCAGTGGTCGCACTCGCCATCTCGCTTTTCGTCCTGTCGCCGCTGGTGTGGCTGTTCCTCCGGGCCGGCGAGATAGCCGTCCCCCGGGCGATAGAACTGCTGACCAGCCAGACGACCGTCGAGGTGACGCTGAACACGCTCGTACTCGTCGTGGGCGTGACCACCGCCTCCGTCGTCGTCGGCGTGCCCCTCGCCATCCTCACCGCACAGACGGACCTCCCGTTCAGGCGCTTCTGGACCATCACGTCGGCGCTCCCGCTGGTCGTCCCCAGCTACATCGGCGCGTTCGCCTTCGTCTCCGCGTTCGGGCCGCGTGGCGCGCTCGCGGGCCTGCTCGCGCCGCTGGGCGTCGAGCAACTGCCGACCGTCTACGGCCTGCACGGCGCCGTGCTCGTGCTCACCCTCTTTACGTACCCATACGTCTTCCTGACGACGCGGGCCGCCCTGCTGTCGTTCGACGGCACCGTCGTCGAGGCGGCCCGCTCGCTGAACCACACCCGCTGGGAGGCGTTCAAGCGCGTCACGCTGCCACAGATCGCGCCGGGCATCGCCGCCGGCGCCCTCCTGGTCGCACTCTATACCCTCTCGGACTTCGGGACGCCCGCCATCATGCAGTACGACGTGTTCACCCGGATGATATACAACGAGTTCGGCGCCCGACGGCTCGATTACGCGTCGGTGCTGTCGATGCTGTTGCTGGTGATGGCGCTTGGCATCCTCGCCGTCGAGTCGCGGCTCAACGCGGGCCGTGACGGGGCCTACGTCAGTCGCGGGTCGCGCCAGCCGGGGCAGATACGACTCGGCCGCTGGAAGGTGCCGGCCCTCGCGTTCTGTGCCGGTATCGCGTCGCTCTGCCTGGTCTTGCCCATCGCCATCCTGCTGCGGTGGCTCGTGCGCTCGGGCACCGGCTACGTCGGCGGCGGGTTCGCCTTCGAATTCGCCTACGCCTGGAACTCCGTCGGCCTGGCCGCGGCGGCCGCCGCCATCAGCGTCCTCGCGGCGCTGCCCGTGGCGTACCTCTCGGCGCGCAGCGACACGGGACTCGCGTCGCTGCCCGAGCGAGCGACCTACGTGGGCTATGCCGTCCCCGGCGTCGTGCTGGGGCTGGCACTCGTGTACCTGGGGCTTGCGTACGTCCCCTTCCTCTATCAGAGCGTCGTCCTGCTCGTCTTTGCCTACGTCGTCCGGTTCCTGCCACAGGCGGTGGGAACGACCGAGTCGTCGATCCTGCAGGTGGATCCGAGCTACATCGAGGCCGCGCGGTCGCTGGGCTACGACCCGATTTCGGCGTTCCGGCAGGTCGTCCTGCCGCTCGTGGCGCCGGGACTGGCGGCCGGGGCGGCGCTGGTCTTCCTGACGACGATGAAGGAATTGCCGGCAACGCTCATGTTACGGCCGACGGGCTTCGAGACGTTCGTAACGTACATCTGGCTCGTCCAGGGGGCCGGCTACTACGGGCAAGCCGCCGTCCCGGCGCTGATACTCGTCGGCGTCTCCGGGCTCTCCATGCTGGTCATCCTCAGACGGGAGGGTAGTTCCTAATGTCCAACCAAACGCGCTCACGACGGCTCTCCGCGTTCGAATCTGTCGACGCGGCGGTATCGGACCCGGACCGGACGGTCCTGCGACTCGACGGCGTCTCGAAGGACTACGGCCAGGAACTCGCGGTCGAGAACCTGGATCTGGCGGTCAAGGAAGGCGAACTCCTGACGCTGCTCGGGCCGTCCGGCTGTGGCAAGACGACGACGCTCCGGATGATCGCGGGCCTGGAGCGACCGACGGGTGGCGAGATATCGCTCGAGGACGAGGTCATCGCCGGCCAGGGCACCTTCCGCAAGCCCGAGGAACGGGATGTCGGCATCGTCTTCCAGGACTACGCCCTGTTCCCGCACCTCTCCGTCGCGGAGAACATCGCCTTCGGCCTCACCGGGCTGGACGCGAAAGCGACCGACAGCCGTGTCGACGAACTGCTCGAACTGGTCGACCTGCGCGACCACCACGACAAGATGCCCGCCCAGCTCTCCGGCGGCCAGCAACAGCGGGTCGCGCTGGCGCGCTCGCTCGCCCCGGAACCGGACGTCCTCCTGCTCGACGAACCGTTCTCGAACCTCGACGTCCGCCTGCGCGTCGAGATGCGCGAGGAGGTCCGCAAGATTCTCAAGCGGGCCGGCGTCACGGCCATCTCGGTCACCCACGACCAGGAGGAGGCACTGTCTATCAGCGACCGGGTCGCCATCATGAACGACGGGGCCATCGCCCAGGTCGGCGACCCCGGCGAGGTGTTCGAGAACCCCGAGAGCCGGTTCGTCGCGAGCTTCCTCGGCCAGGCCAGCTTCCTCTCTGCGCGGGTTGTCGACGAGACGATAGAGACCGGCCTGGGCTCGTTCGGTACACACCGGCTGAACGGGCCCGTCGAGGCCTACGACGGCGCGATGGTCGACGTGCTGGTCCGGCCCGACGACCTGCAGGCCATCCCGACAAGCGAGCCGAAGGCCGATGGCTACGTCGTCCATCGCCAGTACAACGGCCCTTCCTTCGTCTACCGCGTCGAGCTACACAGCGGTGACATCGTCCACTGCATGCACAACCACGTCGAGACGTTCGAGCCGGGCGAGCCGGTCGAAGTCGACCTCGCGGCGGACCACGAACTCGCCTGGTATCCCACCGAATGAGGCGGCTGCGTCGCCCCGGCGTCCAGGCCGCGCTGCTCGCGGCGCTCGGCGGGGTGGCCGTCTTCGCGCTCGCCCACGTCGTCTTCCCGTACCACACCTCCAACCACGACGAGGCCGTCTACCTCCAGCAGGCGGCGATGCTGCTCGAGGGTCAGCTCTTCCTGGACCCGCCGGTCGCCGGGACGTTCCGCCCGTGGTTCTTCGTGGACGCGGGCAGCCAGCTCTATCCGAAGTACACGCCGGTCGCCGCCGCCACGTTCGCCGTGGGCGGCCTGCTGGGCGGCTATCGCATCGCGCTCGGTCTGGTCGCGACGGCGACGCTCGCGCTGACCTACCTGACGGTCCGGGAGGCCTTCGACGAGCGGACCGGCGTCATCGCGACGGCCCTCCTGTTCGGGTCGCCGCTCTTTCTGGTCGACGCGTCGGTGTTCCTCTCGTACGTGCCCACGACGATGTACAACCTCGGGTTCGCCGCCGCATACCTCCACGCCGACCGCACCGGGAGTCGTCGCACGGCCGCCCTCGCCGGCGCTTCCATCGGCCTCGCGTTCTTCTCGCGGCCCTACACGGCCGTCCTGTTCGCGACACCGTTCGTCCTGCACGCGCTGTGGTCGCTCCGGGGGCTCGACCCGTCGGTCGTCGCCCGGGTCGGCCTCACCGCCCTGTTCGGCCTCGCCGGCGTGGGCGTGACCCTGGCGTACAACGCGGTGGTCACCGGCGACCCGCTCGTCTTCCCCTACCAGGCGTTCGCCCCCGACGACGGCCTCGGCTTCGGCCGGCGGTCCATCCTCGGGTACTCGCGGGACTTCACGCCCGCGCTCTCCCTCACCGCCAACGCCGAACTCCTCTCGAAGTACGCCACCCGCTGGGTCGTCGCCGGACCGCTGGGGACGCTCGCGGCGGCCGTGGGCCTCTGGACTGCGAGCCGGCGTGACCTCGACTCCCGCCGACTCGCCCTCGCGGGCGTCGTCCTCACCGTGGTGCTGGGGAACCTCTACTTCTGGGGGACCGTCAACATGCTCGGGGACCTCTCGGACCCGACGGACGGCCTCGTGCGGTTCCTGGGTCCGTACTACCACGTGGACCTGCTCTTGCCGACCGTGACGTTCGGGGCGGTGGGCGTCCGCCGGGGCTGGGAGGGGGTCCGGTCGGTCGTCGAGGAACGGGTCCGACCAGACCGCGTGCGTCCCGCGCTCGCGGTGACCGTCGTGATGCTCGCGACACTCGGTGGCACCAGCGCCGTCGCCGTCGCCGCCGAACCAGTGGGGGACAACCT
The DNA window shown above is from Haloarcula halobia and carries:
- a CDS encoding extracellular solute-binding protein → MTDDDTLSDGTRSRRRFLQFGGATAAAALAGCSGLSLGGDGDTGPVSLSDFRGSGPLVAQRPDPGGTSIEDLPALEGELTLYLGGGEGGLYLDLIELLERRYPDFTTNHRLEASSDLANTIIEEVDAGQSPADVFMAVDAGSLGAVANAGATAALPEEALSAVPEEFQDEQGRWVGIAGRARAIPYNTNELSASDVPASVQDFPETGAFQDSLGWAPTYSAFQSFVTAMRLIRGDEETRAWLQAMLDAGISEYPDEFRVSNAVADGELVAGFANHYYSQRVKSARQDAPLDLAFTEGDAGALVNVSGLEILQGTQNSELAANFVRHILSAEAQEFFATRTFAYPMIPGVQPVGGLPTIDELDPPDIDLTELADVAGTVDLLREAGVL
- a CDS encoding ABC transporter permease; amino-acid sequence: MSSSDRFERLREQTSAEHTDSTAPTLLAVVALAISLFVLSPLVWLFLRAGEIAVPRAIELLTSQTTVEVTLNTLVLVVGVTTASVVVGVPLAILTAQTDLPFRRFWTITSALPLVVPSYIGAFAFVSAFGPRGALAGLLAPLGVEQLPTVYGLHGAVLVLTLFTYPYVFLTTRAALLSFDGTVVEAARSLNHTRWEAFKRVTLPQIAPGIAAGALLVALYTLSDFGTPAIMQYDVFTRMIYNEFGARRLDYASVLSMLLLVMALGILAVESRLNAGRDGAYVSRGSRQPGQIRLGRWKVPALAFCAGIASLCLVLPIAILLRWLVRSGTGYVGGGFAFEFAYAWNSVGLAAAAAAISVLAALPVAYLSARSDTGLASLPERATYVGYAVPGVVLGLALVYLGLAYVPFLYQSVVLLVFAYVVRFLPQAVGTTESSILQVDPSYIEAARSLGYDPISAFRQVVLPLVAPGLAAGAALVFLTTMKELPATLMLRPTGFETFVTYIWLVQGAGYYGQAAVPALILVGVSGLSMLVILRREGSS
- a CDS encoding ABC transporter ATP-binding protein, with amino-acid sequence MSNQTRSRRLSAFESVDAAVSDPDRTVLRLDGVSKDYGQELAVENLDLAVKEGELLTLLGPSGCGKTTTLRMIAGLERPTGGEISLEDEVIAGQGTFRKPEERDVGIVFQDYALFPHLSVAENIAFGLTGLDAKATDSRVDELLELVDLRDHHDKMPAQLSGGQQQRVALARSLAPEPDVLLLDEPFSNLDVRLRVEMREEVRKILKRAGVTAISVTHDQEEALSISDRVAIMNDGAIAQVGDPGEVFENPESRFVASFLGQASFLSARVVDETIETGLGSFGTHRLNGPVEAYDGAMVDVLVRPDDLQAIPTSEPKADGYVVHRQYNGPSFVYRVELHSGDIVHCMHNHVETFEPGEPVEVDLAADHELAWYPTE
- a CDS encoding ArnT family glycosyltransferase, yielding MRRLRRPGVQAALLAALGGVAVFALAHVVFPYHTSNHDEAVYLQQAAMLLEGQLFLDPPVAGTFRPWFFVDAGSQLYPKYTPVAAATFAVGGLLGGYRIALGLVATATLALTYLTVREAFDERTGVIATALLFGSPLFLVDASVFLSYVPTTMYNLGFAAAYLHADRTGSRRTAALAGASIGLAFFSRPYTAVLFATPFVLHALWSLRGLDPSVVARVGLTALFGLAGVGVTLAYNAVVTGDPLVFPYQAFAPDDGLGFGRRSILGYSRDFTPALSLTANAELLSKYATRWVVAGPLGTLAAAVGLWTASRRDLDSRRLALAGVVLTVVLGNLYFWGTVNMLGDLSDPTDGLVRFLGPYYHVDLLLPTVTFGAVGVRRGWEGVRSVVEERVRPDRVRPALAVTVVMLATLGGTSAVAVAAEPVGDNLEVTRQYEQAYEPFETDDFADSVVFLPTPYGDWLNHPFQTLRNDPGFDGETVYAMQHRQFAVVDAYPDRTYYRYVFRGQWAPFLGQSVEPHVQRVRVVEGGAVRTDVTAGLPGQAELISLRLTDGRENTYATARTGETLNLTVRVDDTATRLSGPALDETVTVPTPDSGPVAVNAFVDYGTGAGFTYRVVVPVERTGAGVRALTPRLEMCRDQRRCGGEAAYVPGTHRDGIRLNATLTEVDT